The Neurospora crassa OR74A linkage group IV, whole genome shotgun sequence genome has a segment encoding these proteins:
- a CDS encoding choline dehydrogenase, translating into MIFHHLLGLALAATPLALAVELTGYEYIVVGSGAGGGPLAARLAMAGHKTLLIEAGNDQGNNVNVTVPAYSTRATEDEKLSWAFYVRHYPDDEQQARDWKTSYRLPNGTIYTGLSPPEGAEMLGTFYPRAGTLGGCTAHNALLAVYPFQSDFQYIADLTGDDGWLPDNMRQHFIALEDKNYPQGGYYGHGQDGWLSIELPTLTTPDSELSSLVVGGAYALGNATDSPISLTSLATNDLNADTIARDHDPSYNGIPISTRNGTRNGSRDFVVAVRDALNPDGSKKYPLDVRLNCFVTKITFDDTDWDETGEPVATGVEFLDGEYLYRASPLSSSSSSSSKHAKHGGKHSNGTPGSAKASREVIISGGTYNSPQILKLSGIGPQDELTKFGIPVVVDLPGVGGNLQDHYEISVNVKVPQDWTVLENCTFLLFDNTTDPCLDRWENPVMGNRGTYASNGVPVVMLYKSSAAEGDDWDLFTFGGPLNFAGYYPGYSVDLVAEHNWWTWAILKAHPRNRAGTVTLRSSDPLDTPEINFNYFEYGSGDYEADLTAMREGICLARDALRRSGVCTQEVRPGADIQSDEDLDQYIIDDAWGHHASSTCPIGPDGDPMAVLDSKFRVRGVKGLRVVDASVYPRIPGTFTQISTYMVAEKAACNILEGLENEEVDDGYWRV; encoded by the coding sequence ATGATCTTTCATCATCTCCTAGGCCTAGCCTTGGCCGCCACCCCTCTCGCCTTAGCCGTCGAGCTGACCGGCTATGAATACATCGTCGTTGGCTCCGGCGCCGGTGGCGGTCCTCTCGCCGCTCGCCTAGCCATGGCTGGCCATAAGACCCTTCTGATTGAAGCGGGTAACGACCAGGGCAACAACGTCAACGTTACAGTCCCGGCCTACAGCACCCGGGCTACCGAGGACGAGAAGTTGTCCTGGGCCTTTTACGTTCGCCATTACCCCGACGATGAGCAACAGGCCCGTGACTGGAAGACCAGCTACCGGCTACCGAACGGCACCATCTACACCGGCCTGTCCCCGCCCGAGGGCGCCGAGATGCTCGGCACATTCTACCCCCGCGCCGGCACCCTCGGTGGTTGCACCGCCCACAATGCCCTCCTTGCCGTCTACCCCTTCCAGTCCGACTTCCAGTACATCGCCGACCTGACCGGTGACGATGGCTGGTTGCCTGACAACATGCGCCAGCACTTCATCGCCTTGGAGGACAAGAACTACCCTCAGGGTGGTTACTACGGCCACGGCCAGGACGGCTGGCTCTCCATCGAGCTTCCCACCTTAACCACCCCGGACTCTGAACTTTCGTCTCTAGTCGTCGGCGGCGCTTACGCCCTTGGCAACGCCACTGATTCACCCATCAGTCTCACCTCCCTCGCAACCAATGATCTCAACGCCGACACCATTGCCCGCGACCATGATCCGAGCTACAACGGAATTCCCATTAGCACTAGGAACGGCACCCGCAACGGCAGTCGTGACTTTGTCGTCGCCGTGCGCGACGCCCTTAACCCCGACGGCAGCAAAAAATACCCGCTCGACGTGCGCTTGAACTGTTTCGTCACCAAAATCACTTTTGATGATACCGATTGGGATGAGACAGGGGAACCAGTAGCCACAGGCGTCGAATTCCTCGACGGCGAATATCTCTACCGCGCTTctcccctttcttcttcctcttcttcttcttccaagcACGCGAAGCATGGAGGTAAGCACTCCAACGGCACGCCCGGCTCTGCCAAGGCCTCGCGCGAAGTAATCATCTCGGGTGGCACCTACAACTCGCCTCAGATCCTCAAACTCTCGGGCATCGGTCCGCAGGATGAGTTAACCAAGTTCGGCATTCCCGTCGTTGTCGACTTGCCGGGAGTAGGGGGCAACTTGCAAGACCACTACGAGATAAGCGTCAACGTCAAGGTGCCCCAGGACTGGACGGTGCTCGAGAATTGCACGTTCCTGCTGTTCGACAATACGACCGATCCGTGCTTGGACCGGTGGGAGAACCCTGTCATGGGAAACCGCGGCACTTATGCCTCCAACGGCGTACCAGTTGTCATGCTGTACAAGTCTAGCGCGGCGGAGGGCGATGACTGGGATTTGTTTACTTTTGGCGGGCCTCTCAACTTTGCTGGTTATTACCCTGGTTACTCGGTGGACTTGGTTGCCGAGCATAACTGGTGGACGTGGGCTATCTTGAAGGCGCACCCGCGCAACAGGGCTGGTACTGTGACGCTTCGCTCTAGCGATCCGTTGGACACTCCCGAGATTAACTTCAACTACTTTGAGTATGGATCGGGCGACTACGAGGCCGATTTAACGGCGATGCGCGAAGGCATTTGTCTTGCGCGCGACGCACTGAGGAGGTCGGGCGTGTGCACGCAGGAGGTTAGGCCCGGGGCGGATATACAGAGTGATGAGGACCTTGATCAGTATATTATAGATGACGCGTGGGGTCATCATGCGAGCTCGACCTGCCCGATTGGGCCCGATGGGGATCCGATGGCCGTGTTGGATAGTAAGTTTAGAGTCAGGGGGGTCAAGGGACTGAGGGTCGTGGATGCGAGCGTGTATCCGAGGATTCCGGGCACGTTTACGCAGATTAGTACGTACATGGTGGCGGAGAAGGCGGCGTGTAATATTTTGGAGGGATTGGAAAATGAAGAAGTGGATGATGGTTACTGGAGAGTTTAG
- a CDS encoding reticulon-4-interacting protein 1 yields the protein MASEIPPTMRAWQYSQTTGGLEQNLVLKDDVPVPTLSPRVGDKELLIEVLSASINPSDYKIAELPLNLGRAVVRTPATPAWDFCGRVVKTTNIVDNFRVGEIVFGRQAPTQHGACGQYIVASANACASLPSGVDVDEAASLPCAGLTAYQTIAPNVKPGDKVFLNGGSGGVGSFGIQIAKALGCHVTVSCSAAKAEQCKALGADDIIDYTAVDVCQALKERGQVFKLSVDNVGLPAELYKAGDDYLLPDGKFVQVGGPVSLAALSSTMSRLLRPSFLGGGKRKFQLYTLMGDQHQDLAILGQMVAEGKIKPVVEHAYDFEDVPTAFRDLRKGKTHGKLVIHVSEKGA from the coding sequence ATGGCGTCCGAAATCCCCCCGACGATGCGCGCCTGGCAGTATTCACAGACCACGGGTGGCCTGGAACAAAACTTGGTGCTCAAGGACGATGTTCCCGTGCCCACCCTCTCGCCGCGTGTGGGAGACAAGGAGCTGCTCATTGAGGTTCTCAGCGCGAGCATCAACCCTTCGGACTACAAGATCGCCGAACTGCCCCTGAATCTGGGCCGTGCTGTCGTTCGCACGCCTGCCACTCCCGCCTGGGACTTTTGCGGCCGCGTCGTCAAGACCACCAACATCGTCGACAACTTTCGTGTCGGCGAGATTGTCTTTGGCCGACAAGCCCCTACTCAGCACGGCGCTTGCGGCCAGTACATTGTGGCAAGCGCAAATGCTTGTGCCTCCCTGCCCtcgggtgttgatgttgacgagGCTGCCTCTCTGCCCTGTGCTGGATTGACCGCCTATCAGACCATTGCCCCCAACGTCAAGCCTGGCGACAAGGTCTTCCTCAATGGCGGTTCCGGTGGTGTCGGCTCCTTTGGCATCCAAATCGCAAAGGCCCTCGGCTGCCATGTCACCGTCTCGTGCTCTGCCGCCAAGGCCGAGCAATGCAAGGCTCTGGGTGCCGACGACATCATTGACTATACAGCTGTCGATGTCTGCCAGGCCTTAAAAGAGCGCGGTCAGGTCTTCAAGCTCTCTGTCGACAATGTCGGTCTTCCGGCGGAACTGTACAAGGCCGGCGATGACTATCTCCTGCCCGATGGAAAGTTCGTGCAGGTCGGTGGGCCTGTGTCCTTGGCTGCCCTATCTTCAACCATGTCCAGGCTATTAAGACCCTCGTTTCTCGGTGGCGGAAAACGCAAGTTTCAGTTGTACACTCTGATGGGCGATCAACACCAAGACTTGGCTATACTCGGCCAGATGGTCGCAGAGGGCAAAATCAAGCCTGTAGTCGAGCATGCCTATGATTTTGAGGATGTCCCGACAGCCTTCAGGGACCTCAGGAAGGGCAAGACTCATGGCAAGCTGGTCATTCACGTTTCGGAAAAGGGTGCATAA